From Ptiloglossa arizonensis isolate GNS036 chromosome 10, iyPtiAriz1_principal, whole genome shotgun sequence, the proteins below share one genomic window:
- the Rbcn-3b gene encoding WD repeat-containing protein Rbcn-3B isoform X2 encodes MTAGTSLVVPIVLWGRIAPTHCISCIYLSRDQKTLVTGCYDGRICLWQVDPETLNMTPRCLLVGHTAPILCLSRASVIMEQNYIVSSSESGEMCTWDLVDGKCRETAKLSNVHTQMLPYVSAGGEDVRLFCSGYYPEVLVMDPFSLEVLFTLSSRVNPDWISALHVLRLAKREGRFYVHTNDVVLALTTTGTVKVWTLVGYENRDSEPLYENESIQIRCLNALAMTCCPYNQRTVLIVCSKDWQIYDASDFSFLCSNSAPYGERWMAGDFLAADRVILWSDKGHGYLYKLPAKVLVHLDSSVADNKSFHTACAECNEPFLYCTLTQPGDKTLSCPPAMRLVTVQRRGVTLKYLLRGDSEGVVVLWTVPEVTTQQLSQICYNDNPTSISLSPVVKISLTAAWEQMKPSPVGILDQLNSGDGHGIKLTASIYLPQQSRLVVGREDGSIIIVPATQTVMLQLLHGNHHRYNGPHQVLLGHSGRVNCLLYPYGAAPRYDRVHLVSGSVDFAVCLWDLYAGTLIHRFCVHAGEITQLMVPPDNCSPRIQKCVCSVASDHSVTLLSLAERKCVVLASRHLFPVVTIKWRSLDDFMIVGCSDGAVYVWQMETGHLDRVLHGIIAEEVLDACDENTIAAAGGSAAGGELGLANPAVHFFRGLRHRNLSAIRHATQRGLHQLQQLHGGQGPDHGSQIKAKDAPLMIQGFRSNPKDPESHILFFDIEALIVQLLSDEYGAMSPGSLEAHGLISTSEYQKVAALTQSASPDAHKIISDFFGRVKDKAGDVERILKDKDRHGILAKMKEGAENVHTKIQAKVESVGLKPSTLDGKGDNWNNSDGAKNNLKRNGAFSEPNATMEVAQLILSLLHAWDMDPDLDRVCEGKLGLLRPIVPVSFGVLSKRGYMSLLLPTWQTQLEPVDEQGLPVDLVIRERLTRVFTARAHWELSTTLTSNHLLAVVALANTLMSMNNATFVPEQERNRKLHRPGNRSAVNWNKAEEENEEMYTVQQAQIKQGWSLLATLHCVLLPDKVAAQGGAETFKRPQVEMMARRWQHQCLEIREAAQALLLAELGRMGPKGRKALVDSWSQYLPMYNTQEPTAPQVQNQSPPASSSPVPPSESHQEEEDEEEELAEEINIARKPSSAEGLQRKQRTAVVLLGVIGAEFGQDITTMNQKRDNEQRRKSSIVEGFGIGNNNLARHTSMALTHLLHPPDSPKSHAPDSPKLHAPDSPKLHTALRRAAIDLIGRGFTVWEPYLDVSKVLLGLLEMCCDADKLVPSMTYGLPLSPQADTCRTARHALTLIATARPAAFITTMAREVARYNTLQQNAQTLNVNLGASVLARAKPEILRIVEQLIDKMQSEMSDLLVEVMDIILHCLDPGHLKTKPLNDVFPAVCRFNQVSHCPATRRIAVGSRSGQLALYELRGNVKCQTVPAHIAPVTALAFSPEGKFLVSYCCAENKLSFWQQTNSGMFGLGNSQTRCVKSYSTAPINDVARLNPMRLARLIWINNRTVTLMLADGSETRFNV; translated from the exons ATGACAGCGGGTACGAGCCTGGTAGTACCCATAGTGCTATGGGGTCGTATAGCTCCAACTCATTGCAtttcttgtatttatttatctcgAGATCAAAAAACTTTGGTAACAGGATGTTATGATGGGCGAATATGTTTGTGGCAAGTGGATCCTGAAACATTGAAT ATGACTCCAAGATGTTTACTTGTTGGCCACACTGCTCCAATACTATGCCTAAGCCGAGCAAGTGTCATTATGGAACAGAATTATATTGTCAGCAGCAGTGAAAGCGGAGAAATGTGTACTTGGGATTTAGTTGATGGAAAGTGCAGAGAAACTGCGAAACTTAGCAATGTTCATACACAGATGTTGCCTTACGTCTCTGCTGGTGGAGAAGATGTCAGACTTTTTTGTTCCGG gTATTATCCTGAGGTTCTAGTGATGGACCCTTTCAGCTTGGAAGTTTTGTTCACCTTAAGTTCACGCGTTAATCCTGATTGGATCAGTGCTTTGCACGTTTTGCGGCTGGCCAAACGGGAAGGTCGGTTCTACGTGCACACAA ATGATGTCGTATTGGCCTTAACAACAACTGGCACAGTCAAGGTGTGGACTCTTGTTGGATATGAGAATCGTGACAGTGAACCCCTTTATGAAAACGAAAGCATACAGATACGATGTCTAAATGCACTTGCAATGACCTGTTGTCCATATAATCAGAGAACTGTGTTAATTGTGTGTTCCAAAGATTGGCAG ATATACGATGCCAGTGACTTTTCTTTCCTGTGTTCAAATTCTGCACCTTATGGGGAACGCTGGATGGCTGGAGACTTTCTAGCTGCAGACAGGGTCATTCTATGGAGTGACAAAGGTCATGGTTATCTCTATAAATTACCAGCTAA GGTTCTGGTACATCTTGACAG TAGCGTTGCAGACAATAAAAGTTTTCATACTGCGTGTGCTGAATGTAACGAACCTTTCCTATACTGCACTTTGACACAGCCTGGAGACAAG ACTCTGTCATGCCCACCAGCAATGCGGTTAGTCACAGTTCAACGGCGGGGTGTAAcgctaaaatatttattacgtgGTGATAGTGAAGGTGTTGTTGTTCTTTGGACCGTACCAGAAGTAACAACTCAACAACTATCTCAAATATGTTACAATGATAACCCAACATCTATCTCATTGTCACCAGTAGTGAAAATAAGTCTTACAGCTGCTTGGGAACAAATGAAACCATCACCAGTTGGAATATTAGATCAGTTAAACAGTGGAGATGGGCATGGTATAAAGTTAACGGCTAGTATATATTTACCACAACAGAGTCGCCTAGTTGTCGGTCGTGAAGACGGTAGTATTATCATTGTTCCTGCAACACAAACAGTCATGCTTCAATTACTTCACGGCAATCATCATCGATATAATG GTCCACACCAAGTACTTTTGGGTCATTCTGGACGAGTAAATTGTCTTTTGTACCCATATGGAGCGGCACCGCGTTATGACCGGGTACATCTTGTTTCTGGTTCTGTCGATTTTGCTGTTTGCTTATGGGATTTATATGCCGGTACGCTAATCCATAGATTCTGTGTCCATGCGGGCGAAATCACACAATTGATGGTGCCACCTGATAATTGCAGT CCTAGAATACAAAAGTGTGTTTGTAGCGTTGCATCAGATCACAGTGTTACTTTATTATCGTTAGCAGAAAGAAAGTGTGTTGTTCTTGCTTCGCGACACCTATTTCCAGTTGTCACGATAAAGTGGAGATCATTGGATGACTTTATGATAGTTGGATGTTCAGATGGAGCTGTATATGTATGGCAAATGGAAACTGGCCACCTAGATCGTGTTTTGCATG gTATTATTGCAGAGGAGGTACTGGACGCGTGTGACGAAAACACTATAGCTGCGGCTGGAGGATCGGCCGCGGGTGGTGAACTAGGCTTAGCTAATCCTGCTGTGCATTTTTTTAG AGGTTTAAGGCACAGAAATCTCTCTGCTATAAGACATGCAACGCAAAGAGGGTTACATCAACTACAACAACTTCATGGTGGACAAGGACCAGATCATGGAAGTCAAATAAAAGCAAAAGACGCTCCTTTAATGATTCAAGGCTTTAGAAGTAATCCTAAAGATCCAGAAAGTCacattttattttttgataTAGAAGCATTAATAG tACAATTACTTAGTGACGAATATGGAGCGATGTCACCAGGTTCTTTGGAGGCACACGGTCTAATTTCAACCTCTGAGTATCAAAAAGTTGCAGCACTTACGCAGTCTGCTAGTCCAGATGCACATAAAATAATTTCAG ACTTTTTCGGTCGCGTCAAGGATAAGGCAGGCGACGTTGAACGAATTTTAAAGGACAAGGATCGTCACG GTATATTGGCAAAAATGAAGGAGGGTGCAGAGAACGTACACACTAAAATTCAAGCCAAGGTGGAAAGCGTTGGCCTTAAGCCGTCGACTCTCGACGGTAAAG gTGATAACTGGAATAATAGTGATGGTGcgaaaaacaatttaaaacgaaatgGAGCTTTTAGCGAACCAAATGCAACTATGGAGGTTGCTCAACTTATATTGAGCCTATTACATGCTTGGGACATGGACCCAGACTTGGATCGTGTTTGTGAAGGAAAGCTGGGTTTACTAAGGCCCATAGTTCCTGTTTCATTTGGAGTATTGTCTAAAAgag GTTACATGTCATTACTATTACCAACTTGGCAAACGCAATTGGAACCAGTCGACGAACAAGGTTTACCAGTTGATTTAGTCATACGAGAAAGGCTTACCAGAGTATTTACGGCAAGAGCACACTGGGAGCTGTCTACCACATTAACCAGTAATCATTTATTGGCAGTAGTCGCTTTAGCGAATACATTAATGTCAATGAATAATGCAACATTTGTACCTGAACAAGAACGAAATCGAAAATTACATAG GCCGGGTAATAGATCGGCAGTAAATTGGAACAAAgcagaagaagaaaacgaagaaatgtatACAGTGCAACAGGCACAGATTAAACAAGGTTGGTCCCTTTTAGCAACATTACATTGCGTCCTTCTACCTGACAAAGTTGCTGCACAAGGTGGAGCAGAAACATTTAAACGGCCTCAAGTCGAAATGATGGCACGAAGGTGGCAACATCAATGTCTTGAG ATTCGCGAAGCCGCTCAAGCTTTATTACTCGCTGAACTAGGTAGAATGGGTCCAAAAGGAAGGAAAGCGCTTGTAGATAGTTGGTCGCAATATCTACCAATGTATAATACTCAAGAGCCTACTGCACCACAAGTACAGAACCAAAGCCCTCCAGCTTCTAGTAGTCCAGTTCCTCCATCTGAATCAcatcaagaagaagaagatgaagaggaAGAATTAGCAGAAG AAATAAACATAGCTAGAAAACCATCGAGCGCAGAAGGATTGCAACGAAAACAAAGGACAGCAGTTGTATTATTGGGTGTAATAGGAGCTGAATTTGGTCAAGATATTACTACGATGAATCAGAAAAGGGATAATGAACAAAGACGAAAGAGTTCGATCGTAGAAGGTTTTGGAATAGGAAATAATAATCTTGCTAGGCACACTAGTATGGCGCTCACGCATTTATTACACCCACCAGACTCTCCAAAATCACATGCACCAGATTCTCCAAAATTACATGCACCAGACTCTCCAAAATTACATACAGCATTACGAAGAGCGGCAATCGATCTCATTGGTAGAGGTTTCACTGTTTGGGAACCGTACCTTGACGTATCAAAA GTATTATTGGGACTATTGGAAATGTGTTGCGATGCTGATAAATTAGTACCAAGCATGACATATGGCCTTCCGCTTTCACCTCAAGCTGATACATGTCGTACAGCACGCCACGCTTTAACTCTAATAGCTACTGCCAGACCTGCGGCATTCATTACTACGATGGCGCGAGAAGTGGCTAGATATAATACATTGCAACAAAATGCGCAAACACTAAATGTAAATTTAGGTGCAAGCGTTCTAGCTAGGGCAAAACCAGAAATACTCAGAATTGTTGAACAGTTAATCGATAAAATGCAGAGTGAAATGAGTGATCTTTTAGTTGAG GTCATGGATATCATTTTACATTGTCTGGACCCAGGTCATCTGAAAACTAAGCCATTAAACGACGTATTTCCAGCAGTATGTAGATTTAATCAA GTAAGTCATTGTCCTGCAACTCGCAGAATAGCAGTAGGTAGTCGTAGCGGTCAACTCGCTCTTTATGAATTGCGAGGGAACGTTAAGTGTCAGACTGTACCTGCGCATATCGCACCTGTGACCGCACTAGCATTTTCACCCGAAGGCAAGTTCCTGGTTAGCTATTGTTGCGCGGAAAATAAATTGTCTTTCTGGCAG CAAACAAATAGCGGTATGTTCGGCCTAGGAAATTCACAGACACGCTGTGTCAAATCGTACAGTACTGCGCCCATTAACGATGTGGCGCGATTGAACCCTATGCGATTAGCTCGATTGATATGGATAAATAATCGAACGGTTACGTTAATGCTTGCTGATGGATCTGAAACACGGTTCAACGTATAA
- the Rbcn-3b gene encoding WD repeat-containing protein Rbcn-3B isoform X1, which translates to MTAGTSLVVPIVLWGRIAPTHCISCIYLSRDQKTLVTGCYDGRICLWQVDPETLNMTPRCLLVGHTAPILCLSRASVIMEQNYIVSSSESGEMCTWDLVDGKCRETAKLSNVHTQMLPYVSAGGEDVRLFCSGYYPEVLVMDPFSLEVLFTLSSRVNPDWISALHVLRLAKREGRFYVHTNDVVLALTTTGTVKVWTLVGYENRDSEPLYENESIQIRCLNALAMTCCPYNQRTVLIVCSKDWQIYDASDFSFLCSNSAPYGERWMAGDFLAADRVILWSDKGHGYLYKLPANKLKGKALSSSVADNKSFHTACAECNEPFLYCTLTQPGDKTLSCPPAMRLVTVQRRGVTLKYLLRGDSEGVVVLWTVPEVTTQQLSQICYNDNPTSISLSPVVKISLTAAWEQMKPSPVGILDQLNSGDGHGIKLTASIYLPQQSRLVVGREDGSIIIVPATQTVMLQLLHGNHHRYNGPHQVLLGHSGRVNCLLYPYGAAPRYDRVHLVSGSVDFAVCLWDLYAGTLIHRFCVHAGEITQLMVPPDNCSPRIQKCVCSVASDHSVTLLSLAERKCVVLASRHLFPVVTIKWRSLDDFMIVGCSDGAVYVWQMETGHLDRVLHGIIAEEVLDACDENTIAAAGGSAAGGELGLANPAVHFFRGLRHRNLSAIRHATQRGLHQLQQLHGGQGPDHGSQIKAKDAPLMIQGFRSNPKDPESHILFFDIEALIVQLLSDEYGAMSPGSLEAHGLISTSEYQKVAALTQSASPDAHKIISDFFGRVKDKAGDVERILKDKDRHGILAKMKEGAENVHTKIQAKVESVGLKPSTLDGKGDNWNNSDGAKNNLKRNGAFSEPNATMEVAQLILSLLHAWDMDPDLDRVCEGKLGLLRPIVPVSFGVLSKRGYMSLLLPTWQTQLEPVDEQGLPVDLVIRERLTRVFTARAHWELSTTLTSNHLLAVVALANTLMSMNNATFVPEQERNRKLHRPGNRSAVNWNKAEEENEEMYTVQQAQIKQGWSLLATLHCVLLPDKVAAQGGAETFKRPQVEMMARRWQHQCLEIREAAQALLLAELGRMGPKGRKALVDSWSQYLPMYNTQEPTAPQVQNQSPPASSSPVPPSESHQEEEDEEEELAEEINIARKPSSAEGLQRKQRTAVVLLGVIGAEFGQDITTMNQKRDNEQRRKSSIVEGFGIGNNNLARHTSMALTHLLHPPDSPKSHAPDSPKLHAPDSPKLHTALRRAAIDLIGRGFTVWEPYLDVSKVLLGLLEMCCDADKLVPSMTYGLPLSPQADTCRTARHALTLIATARPAAFITTMAREVARYNTLQQNAQTLNVNLGASVLARAKPEILRIVEQLIDKMQSEMSDLLVEVMDIILHCLDPGHLKTKPLNDVFPAVCRFNQVSHCPATRRIAVGSRSGQLALYELRGNVKCQTVPAHIAPVTALAFSPEGKFLVSYCCAENKLSFWQQTNSGMFGLGNSQTRCVKSYSTAPINDVARLNPMRLARLIWINNRTVTLMLADGSETRFNV; encoded by the exons ATGACAGCGGGTACGAGCCTGGTAGTACCCATAGTGCTATGGGGTCGTATAGCTCCAACTCATTGCAtttcttgtatttatttatctcgAGATCAAAAAACTTTGGTAACAGGATGTTATGATGGGCGAATATGTTTGTGGCAAGTGGATCCTGAAACATTGAAT ATGACTCCAAGATGTTTACTTGTTGGCCACACTGCTCCAATACTATGCCTAAGCCGAGCAAGTGTCATTATGGAACAGAATTATATTGTCAGCAGCAGTGAAAGCGGAGAAATGTGTACTTGGGATTTAGTTGATGGAAAGTGCAGAGAAACTGCGAAACTTAGCAATGTTCATACACAGATGTTGCCTTACGTCTCTGCTGGTGGAGAAGATGTCAGACTTTTTTGTTCCGG gTATTATCCTGAGGTTCTAGTGATGGACCCTTTCAGCTTGGAAGTTTTGTTCACCTTAAGTTCACGCGTTAATCCTGATTGGATCAGTGCTTTGCACGTTTTGCGGCTGGCCAAACGGGAAGGTCGGTTCTACGTGCACACAA ATGATGTCGTATTGGCCTTAACAACAACTGGCACAGTCAAGGTGTGGACTCTTGTTGGATATGAGAATCGTGACAGTGAACCCCTTTATGAAAACGAAAGCATACAGATACGATGTCTAAATGCACTTGCAATGACCTGTTGTCCATATAATCAGAGAACTGTGTTAATTGTGTGTTCCAAAGATTGGCAG ATATACGATGCCAGTGACTTTTCTTTCCTGTGTTCAAATTCTGCACCTTATGGGGAACGCTGGATGGCTGGAGACTTTCTAGCTGCAGACAGGGTCATTCTATGGAGTGACAAAGGTCATGGTTATCTCTATAAATTACCAGCTAA CAAGCTGAAGGGCAAGGCTCTCAGCAG TAGCGTTGCAGACAATAAAAGTTTTCATACTGCGTGTGCTGAATGTAACGAACCTTTCCTATACTGCACTTTGACACAGCCTGGAGACAAG ACTCTGTCATGCCCACCAGCAATGCGGTTAGTCACAGTTCAACGGCGGGGTGTAAcgctaaaatatttattacgtgGTGATAGTGAAGGTGTTGTTGTTCTTTGGACCGTACCAGAAGTAACAACTCAACAACTATCTCAAATATGTTACAATGATAACCCAACATCTATCTCATTGTCACCAGTAGTGAAAATAAGTCTTACAGCTGCTTGGGAACAAATGAAACCATCACCAGTTGGAATATTAGATCAGTTAAACAGTGGAGATGGGCATGGTATAAAGTTAACGGCTAGTATATATTTACCACAACAGAGTCGCCTAGTTGTCGGTCGTGAAGACGGTAGTATTATCATTGTTCCTGCAACACAAACAGTCATGCTTCAATTACTTCACGGCAATCATCATCGATATAATG GTCCACACCAAGTACTTTTGGGTCATTCTGGACGAGTAAATTGTCTTTTGTACCCATATGGAGCGGCACCGCGTTATGACCGGGTACATCTTGTTTCTGGTTCTGTCGATTTTGCTGTTTGCTTATGGGATTTATATGCCGGTACGCTAATCCATAGATTCTGTGTCCATGCGGGCGAAATCACACAATTGATGGTGCCACCTGATAATTGCAGT CCTAGAATACAAAAGTGTGTTTGTAGCGTTGCATCAGATCACAGTGTTACTTTATTATCGTTAGCAGAAAGAAAGTGTGTTGTTCTTGCTTCGCGACACCTATTTCCAGTTGTCACGATAAAGTGGAGATCATTGGATGACTTTATGATAGTTGGATGTTCAGATGGAGCTGTATATGTATGGCAAATGGAAACTGGCCACCTAGATCGTGTTTTGCATG gTATTATTGCAGAGGAGGTACTGGACGCGTGTGACGAAAACACTATAGCTGCGGCTGGAGGATCGGCCGCGGGTGGTGAACTAGGCTTAGCTAATCCTGCTGTGCATTTTTTTAG AGGTTTAAGGCACAGAAATCTCTCTGCTATAAGACATGCAACGCAAAGAGGGTTACATCAACTACAACAACTTCATGGTGGACAAGGACCAGATCATGGAAGTCAAATAAAAGCAAAAGACGCTCCTTTAATGATTCAAGGCTTTAGAAGTAATCCTAAAGATCCAGAAAGTCacattttattttttgataTAGAAGCATTAATAG tACAATTACTTAGTGACGAATATGGAGCGATGTCACCAGGTTCTTTGGAGGCACACGGTCTAATTTCAACCTCTGAGTATCAAAAAGTTGCAGCACTTACGCAGTCTGCTAGTCCAGATGCACATAAAATAATTTCAG ACTTTTTCGGTCGCGTCAAGGATAAGGCAGGCGACGTTGAACGAATTTTAAAGGACAAGGATCGTCACG GTATATTGGCAAAAATGAAGGAGGGTGCAGAGAACGTACACACTAAAATTCAAGCCAAGGTGGAAAGCGTTGGCCTTAAGCCGTCGACTCTCGACGGTAAAG gTGATAACTGGAATAATAGTGATGGTGcgaaaaacaatttaaaacgaaatgGAGCTTTTAGCGAACCAAATGCAACTATGGAGGTTGCTCAACTTATATTGAGCCTATTACATGCTTGGGACATGGACCCAGACTTGGATCGTGTTTGTGAAGGAAAGCTGGGTTTACTAAGGCCCATAGTTCCTGTTTCATTTGGAGTATTGTCTAAAAgag GTTACATGTCATTACTATTACCAACTTGGCAAACGCAATTGGAACCAGTCGACGAACAAGGTTTACCAGTTGATTTAGTCATACGAGAAAGGCTTACCAGAGTATTTACGGCAAGAGCACACTGGGAGCTGTCTACCACATTAACCAGTAATCATTTATTGGCAGTAGTCGCTTTAGCGAATACATTAATGTCAATGAATAATGCAACATTTGTACCTGAACAAGAACGAAATCGAAAATTACATAG GCCGGGTAATAGATCGGCAGTAAATTGGAACAAAgcagaagaagaaaacgaagaaatgtatACAGTGCAACAGGCACAGATTAAACAAGGTTGGTCCCTTTTAGCAACATTACATTGCGTCCTTCTACCTGACAAAGTTGCTGCACAAGGTGGAGCAGAAACATTTAAACGGCCTCAAGTCGAAATGATGGCACGAAGGTGGCAACATCAATGTCTTGAG ATTCGCGAAGCCGCTCAAGCTTTATTACTCGCTGAACTAGGTAGAATGGGTCCAAAAGGAAGGAAAGCGCTTGTAGATAGTTGGTCGCAATATCTACCAATGTATAATACTCAAGAGCCTACTGCACCACAAGTACAGAACCAAAGCCCTCCAGCTTCTAGTAGTCCAGTTCCTCCATCTGAATCAcatcaagaagaagaagatgaagaggaAGAATTAGCAGAAG AAATAAACATAGCTAGAAAACCATCGAGCGCAGAAGGATTGCAACGAAAACAAAGGACAGCAGTTGTATTATTGGGTGTAATAGGAGCTGAATTTGGTCAAGATATTACTACGATGAATCAGAAAAGGGATAATGAACAAAGACGAAAGAGTTCGATCGTAGAAGGTTTTGGAATAGGAAATAATAATCTTGCTAGGCACACTAGTATGGCGCTCACGCATTTATTACACCCACCAGACTCTCCAAAATCACATGCACCAGATTCTCCAAAATTACATGCACCAGACTCTCCAAAATTACATACAGCATTACGAAGAGCGGCAATCGATCTCATTGGTAGAGGTTTCACTGTTTGGGAACCGTACCTTGACGTATCAAAA GTATTATTGGGACTATTGGAAATGTGTTGCGATGCTGATAAATTAGTACCAAGCATGACATATGGCCTTCCGCTTTCACCTCAAGCTGATACATGTCGTACAGCACGCCACGCTTTAACTCTAATAGCTACTGCCAGACCTGCGGCATTCATTACTACGATGGCGCGAGAAGTGGCTAGATATAATACATTGCAACAAAATGCGCAAACACTAAATGTAAATTTAGGTGCAAGCGTTCTAGCTAGGGCAAAACCAGAAATACTCAGAATTGTTGAACAGTTAATCGATAAAATGCAGAGTGAAATGAGTGATCTTTTAGTTGAG GTCATGGATATCATTTTACATTGTCTGGACCCAGGTCATCTGAAAACTAAGCCATTAAACGACGTATTTCCAGCAGTATGTAGATTTAATCAA GTAAGTCATTGTCCTGCAACTCGCAGAATAGCAGTAGGTAGTCGTAGCGGTCAACTCGCTCTTTATGAATTGCGAGGGAACGTTAAGTGTCAGACTGTACCTGCGCATATCGCACCTGTGACCGCACTAGCATTTTCACCCGAAGGCAAGTTCCTGGTTAGCTATTGTTGCGCGGAAAATAAATTGTCTTTCTGGCAG CAAACAAATAGCGGTATGTTCGGCCTAGGAAATTCACAGACACGCTGTGTCAAATCGTACAGTACTGCGCCCATTAACGATGTGGCGCGATTGAACCCTATGCGATTAGCTCGATTGATATGGATAAATAATCGAACGGTTACGTTAATGCTTGCTGATGGATCTGAAACACGGTTCAACGTATAA